Proteins encoded within one genomic window of Triticum aestivum cultivar Chinese Spring chromosome 2D, IWGSC CS RefSeq v2.1, whole genome shotgun sequence:
- the LOC123051897 gene encoding calcium/calmodulin-dependent serine/threonine-protein kinase 1 produces MGLCHGKPSRIPEPKAEEEPRVASGTGDAAGGAAASPAQAAAAAKPGTPKQPKFPFYLPSPLPASSYKGSPANSSVASTPARGGFKRPFPPPSPAKHIRALLARRHGSVKPNEASIPEGGEPELGLDKSFGFSKHFFAKYELGEEVGRGHFGYTCAAKAKKGEHKGQDVAVKVIPKAKMTTAIAIEDVRREVRILSSLTGHSNLVQFYDAFEDEDNVYIVMELCKGGELLDKILARGGKYSEEDAKVVMLQILSVVSFCHLQGVVHRDLKPENFLFSSKEENSPLKVIDFGLSDFVKPDERLNDIVGSAYYVAPEVLHRSYGTEGDMWSIGVIAYILLCGSRPFWARTESGIFRAVLKAEPSFDEAPWPTLSAEAKDFVKRLLNKDYRKRMTASQALSHPWIRDAQQVKIPLDMIIYKLIRAYISSSSLRKSALRALAKTLTANQLFYLKEQFELLGPNKSGFISLQNLKSALVKNSTDAMKDSRVIDFVNTVCTLQYRKLDFEEFAASAISVYQMEALETWEQHARRAYELFDKEGNRPIVIEELASELGLGPSVPLHVVLQDWIRHADGKLSFLGFIKLLHGVSSRSIPKA; encoded by the exons ATGGGTCTCTGTCATGGGAAGCCCTCGCGAATCCCGGAGCccaaggcggaggaggagccgcGCGTGGCCTCCGGGACCGGCGATGCCGCCGgtggcgccgccgcctcgccggcgcagGCGGCCGCCGCGGCGAAGCCGGGCACGCCGAAGCAGCCCAAGTTCCCCTTCTACCTGCCGAGCCCGCTCCCGGCGTCCAGCTACAAGGGCTCGCCAGCCAACTCGAGCGTGGCGTCCACGCCGGCGCGCGGCGGCTTCAAGCGGCCcttcccgccgccgtcgccggccaaGCACATCCGCGCGCTCCTGGCGCGGCGGCACGGCTCCGTCAAGCCCAACGAGGCGTCCATCCCCGAGGGCGGCGAGCCGGAGCTGGGCCTCGACAAGAGCTTCGGCTTCTCCAAGCACTTCTTCGCCAAGTACGAGCTCGGCGAGGAGGTCGGCCGCGGCCACTTCGGCTACACCTGCGCCgccaaggccaagaagggcgagcACAAGGGCCAGGACGTCGCCGTCAAGGTCATCCCCAAGGCCAAG ATGACAACAGCCATAGCAATTGAAGATGTCAGAAGAGAAGTGAGGATACTGAGCTCTCTGACAGGCCACAGCAACCTAGTGCAGTTCTATGATGCTTTTGAAGATGAAGACAACGTGTATATAGTTATGGA ATTGTGTAAAGGAGGCGAACTACTTGATAAGATATTGGCAAG AGGTGGAAAGTATTCTGAAGAGGATGCAAAGGTTGTTATGCTGCAAATTTTGAGTGTAGTATCATTTTGCCATCTTCAAGGTGTTGTTCATCGGGATCTGAAACCAGAG AATTTTCTATTCTCATCAAAGGAGGAAAACTCACCCTTGAAGGTCATAGACTTTGGCTTGTCTGACTTTGTAAAGCCAG ATGAAAGACTCAATGACATTGTTGGAAGTGCGTATTATGTTGCTCCCGAGGTGCTTCATCGATCTTATGGCACGGAGGGAGATATGTGGAGCATTGGAGTAATTGCCTACATTTTGCTTTGTGGGAGCCGACCTTTCTGGGCACGCACAGAATCAGGAATATTCCGAGCTGTCCTTAAGGCGGAACCAAGTTTTGATGAGGCCCCATGGCCTACTCTCTCTGCTGAAGCCAAAGACTTTGTAAAAAGGTTGCTTAATAAGGATTACCGCAAGAGGATGACTGCCTCACAAGCTCTCA GTCACCCATGGATCCGTGATGCACAACAAGTCAAAATTCCTTTAGATATGATAATCTACAAGCTTATCCGAGCTTATATCAGTTCATCTTCATTGCGGAAGTCTGCTTTGAGG GCCCTAGCTAAGACATTGACAGCAAATCAACTCTTTTATCTAAAAGAGCAGTTTGAATTGTTGGGTCCAAACAAGAGTGGTTTTATCTCCTTGCAAAATTTGAAATCG GCTCTGGTGAAGAATTCTACGGATGCAATGAAGGATTCCAGGGTTATTGACTTTGTTAACACG GTATGCACCCTTCAGTACAGAAAATTGGATTTCGAAGAGTTTGCGGCTTCCGCCATCAGCGTATATCAGATGGAAGCTCTGGAGACCTGGGAACAGCACGCTCGGCGCGCGTACGAGCTGTTCGACAAGGAGGGCAACCGGCCTATCGTGATCGAAGAACTTGCTTCG GAACTCGGCCTCGGCCCGTCGGTGCCCCTCCACGTCGTCCTCCAGGACTGGATCAGGCACGCCGACGGGAAGCTGAGCTTCCTCGGGTTCATAAAGCTCTTGCACGGAGTTTCTTCCCGGTCGATCCCGAAAGCCTGA